In Aquiflexum balticum DSM 16537, a single genomic region encodes these proteins:
- a CDS encoding efflux RND transporter periplasmic adaptor subunit: MRKSNLFLVLGFISIFFSCEEEKGASQDQPLESFRAEVAATPVRTATVQKKTFDYLINASGKIEAVDQIMVVAERSGYLDELSVKEGDYVEKGKTLAQMDQTESQIKLEKARIALKNAMITYQSEAFNFPTILNDSTDLRKQEIEEYLMVKSGQYAAEIELKEAEIDLEKTIINAPTSGRIADLKTKRGSMVNAGDELFEIINTNQLELKVKVLESDINLISVGQKAEIFPVGGAAEGITGTVKSINPKVDENGLVQVGILIGETKGLLPGMNARAIIRAPQNNSIVVPKEALVYRSQRPVVFTIEKDESKWNYVEVGKDNGKEVEILSGIEPGMTVITSNNLQLAHQAPVQIIKD, translated from the coding sequence ATGCGCAAAAGCAATTTGTTTTTAGTATTAGGGTTCATATCAATTTTTTTCTCCTGCGAAGAAGAAAAGGGAGCATCCCAAGATCAGCCACTCGAATCCTTCCGGGCTGAGGTCGCTGCCACTCCCGTCCGCACCGCTACGGTTCAAAAGAAGACTTTTGATTACCTGATCAATGCTTCGGGAAAGATCGAGGCCGTGGATCAGATTATGGTAGTGGCAGAGAGATCGGGTTATCTGGATGAACTCTCAGTCAAAGAAGGCGATTATGTAGAAAAAGGAAAAACCCTTGCCCAAATGGATCAGACCGAAAGTCAGATCAAACTTGAAAAAGCCAGGATAGCGCTAAAAAATGCTATGATAACTTATCAGTCCGAGGCATTTAATTTCCCCACGATTCTCAATGACTCCACTGACCTGCGCAAGCAGGAAATAGAAGAATACCTGATGGTCAAAAGCGGCCAATATGCCGCAGAGATAGAGCTGAAAGAGGCGGAAATTGACCTGGAAAAAACCATCATCAATGCCCCCACATCGGGCCGTATTGCTGACCTCAAAACCAAAAGGGGCAGCATGGTCAATGCCGGGGACGAACTTTTTGAAATCATCAACACCAACCAACTGGAACTCAAAGTCAAAGTCCTGGAATCGGACATCAACCTGATTTCCGTGGGACAAAAAGCGGAGATCTTCCCTGTTGGTGGAGCTGCGGAAGGCATCACCGGAACAGTCAAAAGCATCAATCCCAAGGTTGATGAAAATGGGCTTGTTCAGGTGGGAATCCTGATCGGCGAAACCAAAGGGTTGCTGCCGGGGATGAACGCCCGTGCCATTATCCGTGCCCCACAGAACAACAGCATCGTCGTGCCCAAAGAAGCATTGGTGTACCGTTCCCAAAGACCTGTTGTCTTTACAATTGAAAAAGACGAATCCAAATGGAATTATGTAGAGGTAGGGAAGGACAACGGGAAGGAAGTGGAAATCCTGAGCGGTATAGAACCGGGCATGACCGTCATCACCTCCAATAACCTGCAATTGGCCCATCAGGCACCTGTACAAATTATAAAAGACTAA